One region of Ahniella affigens genomic DNA includes:
- the fdxA gene encoding ferredoxin FdxA: MTFVVTENCIKCKYMDCVEVCPVDCFHEGPNFLVIDPDECIDCTLCEPECPAKAIFPEDDVPAGQEGFTALNAELSRAWPVITQRKEPPADAKDWDGKPNKLPLLER; the protein is encoded by the coding sequence ATGACCTTTGTTGTCACCGAGAATTGCATCAAGTGCAAATACATGGACTGCGTCGAAGTCTGTCCCGTCGACTGCTTCCACGAAGGTCCCAATTTCCTGGTGATCGACCCGGATGAGTGCATCGATTGCACGCTCTGCGAACCCGAATGCCCGGCGAAGGCCATTTTTCCGGAGGACGATGTGCCGGCTGGCCAAGAAGGCTTCACCGCCCTCAACGCCGAACTGTCGCGCGCATGGCCGGTGATCACGCAACGCAAAGAGCCCCCGGCAGACGCCAAGGACTGGGACGGCAAACCGAACAAGCTGCCATTGCTGGAGCGCTGA